One Engystomops pustulosus chromosome 7, aEngPut4.maternal, whole genome shotgun sequence DNA window includes the following coding sequences:
- the LOC140068907 gene encoding uncharacterized protein: MPSCLVNHCLNKSGKKASSENIMIHKFPSDRERVKLWLLQTGQIFQNVESMADKICHGSKQNKYALCSLHFEKDCYLVTSTGRVLKKDALPTLFPRVPEGESVIAESLKKDRKRNRKRPLELTRTKANAVPSTSLEEPGVQECVLDKQMHSVGTQTDYTLLNSELVFVRDELLPTAMGSAISSTDMYSANPMASTPMSSKSRQILYSITEFTSPLKKKAHIETEDLESHAFSMEGIGPLSPIDCDAEKQPECPTAESSFSAITLNHKETSFVPEKPSMDSSELFDYLTLFPENPPPTVTFSSEREIVNDRKLIIFESCLDNVLMKVHCQFDPNCKNRVKTIKKTFQGSFFRVTGQCFGGHKFHILESQPKIKNYASGNLLLAASILFSGLNFQKVAELFEIFGLVGISETSYYRYQTKFLFPVIDYAWKENQKINQDKISKKGLCVAGDGQCDSPGHSAKYCVYTILDTITGKILDFEVVQRSQCNSSVAMEKFGFEICINRLIEKGFKIRIFASDRHVGIRKKLKEDYETINHQFDIWHYAKSLKKKITSASKLRLCKELVPWVDKIILHFWWCVQNCERNPNLLQEKWLSVLNHVVNIHEWEGNLYSKCGHAPLNPEDHDLFWLKQGFPPYKNLERIVKNEQLIKELPNLVHNCHTGRLENFHSLALKYRSKRIHFGIDSMEARTKLAALTHNNNVGRPQAVVQFEKKNFSKNRHQKNNTCNT, translated from the coding sequence ATGCCGTCTTGCCTTGTGAACCACTGCCTTAACAAGTCTGGGAAAAAGGCTTCAAGTGAAAATATCATGATACATAAATTTCCAAGTGATCGTGAAAGAGTTAAATTGTGGCTTCTACAAACaggccaaatttttcaaaatgtagaGAGTATGGCTGACAAAATATGTCATGGAAGTAAGCAAAATAAATATGCACTGTGCTCATTGCACTTTGAAAAAGACTGTTATTTAGTCACATCAACCGGTCGAGTCCTGAAAAAGGATGCCCTTCCAACCCTGTTTCCGCGAGTTCCAGAAGGAGAATCGGTGATTGCGGAAAGTCTAAAGAAGGACAGAAAACGAAATAGAAAAAGACCTTTAGAGTTGACTAGAACAAAGGCAAATGCAGTTCCATCCACTTCATTAGAAGAACCTGGGGTTCAAGAATGTGTCTTAGACAAACAGATGCATAGTGTTGGTACACAAACTGACTACACTTTGCTAAATTCAGAATTGGTTTTTGTACGTGATGAATTATTGCCCACTGCAATGGGCAGTGCTATATCTTCCACAGACATGTACTCAGCAAATCCAATGGCCTCCACCCCCATGTCGAGCAAATCGAGACAAATATTATATTCCATTACAGAGTTCACCTCACCATTGAAAAAAAAAGCCCATATTGAGACAGAAGACTTAGAAAGCCATGCTTTTTCAATGGAAGGTATAGGACCGCTTTCACCAATTGATTGTGATGCAGAAAAACAACCTGAATGCCCGACAGCAGAGTCTTCGTTTTCTGCAATAACATTGAATCATAAAGAAACAAGTTTTGTTCCTGAAAAACCGAGTATGGATTCTTCAGAGTTATTTGACTACCTCACACTTTTTCCTGAAAATCCACCTCCCACGGTTACATTCTCAAGTGAAAGGGAAATAGTAAACGATCGCAAGCTTATTATTTTTGAAAGTTGCTTGGACAATGTGCTAATGAAGGTACATTGTCAATTTGATCCAAATTGCAAAAACAgagtaaaaactataaaaaaaacatttcaaggaTCCTTTTTCAGAGTTACCGGTCAATGTTTTGGAGGACACAAATTTCACATTTTAGAATCCcagccaaaaattaaaaactatgcCTCTGGGAACCTTCTACTCGCAGCCTCGATACTATTTAGTGGACTGAACTTTCAAAAGGTTGCAGAACTATTTGAGATTTTTGGATTGGTTGGAATATCTGAGACGTCCTACTACAGATACCAAACtaagtttttatttcctgttattGATTATGCATGGAAAGAAAATCAAAAGATAAATCAagacaaaataagtaaaaaaggTCTGTGTGTTGCAGGAGATGGGCAGTGTGACAGCCCTGGACACAGTGCCAAATACTGTGTGTACACAATTCTTGACACAATCACAGGTAAAATTTTAGATTTCGAAGTAGTGCAACGTTCACAGTGCAATTCTTCAGTAGCAATGGAGAAATTCGGCTTTGAGATTTGCATTAATCGACTAATAGAAAAAGGCTTCAAGATACGTATCTTTGCATCTGATAGACATGTCGGAATTAGAAAGAAATTAAAAGAAGATTATGAAACAATAAATCATCAGTTCGATATCTGGCACTATGCCAAgtcgctgaaaaaaaaaattacttctgcCAGCAAATTAAGACTTTGTAAAGAACTCGTGCCTTGGGTTGATAAGATCATCTTACATTTTTGGTGGTGTGTACAGAATTGTGAAAGAAATCCAAATCTTTTGCAGGAAAAATGGTTGTCTGTCCTAAACCATGTTGTGAATATACATGAATGGGAAGGAAATCTTTATTCAAAGTGTGGTCATGCACCATTGAATCCTGAGGACCATGATTTGTTTTGGTTGAAGCAAGGATTCCCACCATACAAAAATTTGGAAAGGATTGTAAAAAATGAACAATTGATCAAAGAACTTCCAAATCTCGTACATAACTGCCACACAGGAAGACTTGAAAACTTTCACAGTCTTGCATTAAAGTACAGATCAAAAAGAATACATTTTGGAATAGACTCGATGGAGGCACGCACAAAATTAGCAGCTTTAACACACAACAACAATGTTGGTAGGCCTCAAGCTGTTGTtcaatttgagaaaaaaaacttCTCAAAAAATCGGCACCAAAAGAACAACACTTGTAATACCTAA